In the genome of Paenibacillus pabuli, the window GAATGGTACCAGACGGTAAATGAACTGCATGACCGGGTTGCTCGGCGAGCAGTGGAGTTATGCATCCAGGGGATGGTAGAGGAAGGCCTAGGCCAACCTCCCGTCCCCTATGCCTTTATCGTTTTTGGCAGTTCTGGCAGGCAAGAAGCGACGTTATGGAGTGATCAGGATAATGGCATGATTATCAGCGATACCCCACATGAGGGGAAAGAAGCCTATTTTGCCGAACTCGGACTTCGAATGACCGATATGTTGGAGGCACTTGGCTATGCCAAATGCGAAGGCAAGGTGATGTGTTCAGAGCCTCTGTGGAGGAAAACGCTGGCATCATGGAAACAACAACTAAAAGAGTGGGGATCGGACCTGTCATGGGAGCCGGTTCGCAATTTAATCATCGCTTCAGACATGCGTTTTGTTGCGGGTGAGCCAGAGCTGGCGGAAGAATGGATTATAGCATTTTATGAAGGATTCAGATCAGTTCCTGAGCTATCTGATGCTGTGCTGCGCAATACGGTTAAACATAAGGCGACATTGAACATTCTTGGAAGGGTAGTAACCGAACGTTTCGGTGAACATGCAGGCGGATTTGACGTGAAATACGGTTTGTATATTCCGCTCGTGAACAGTGCGCGTTTTCTGGCTTTGCAGCATGGTATCAAAGAAACGTCCACGCTTAAACGAATTCAAAGGTTGGTTTCACTCGAAGCGATTCCGCTTACGTTGCTGGATGCAGCCCAGCGTGCATTTATGACAGCTCTGAAGCTGCGGCGCAGTACACCTATTGAAATGAAACAAGGATTACAGCATAGTGTTGGTTTCCTGAATGAGAAACAGCTGAAGGAAAAACAAATGTTATACGAACTCCGAGATACATTAGGCTTGGTGCGGCGAGTACACCGTGCGCTGCAAAGACAACTTCGTTTTGCAGAAAGGAGACGTCCATGAGAGAGCCGGCAAGGGGCAATACTGGATTCTGGAATTCGCTGCGCCAGGGAGGGGTTCCTTCCGCCATCGCTTCCATAATGGGGGCCCCTACGGCGCAGCATATGGCGTTCATCCGTTCAATGATGAGAGAACAGCGAAGACCCGAGGTGCTGCACACGCCCTTGAATGAATTGAATGCAGTTGTATTTGATTTGGAAACGACGGGGTTCTCCCCCCAGCATGGGGATGAGATTCTTTCCTTTGGAGCGGTGCGTATTCATGGTGGTGTGATGCTGGAGCATGAGCAGTTCTATACGTTGGTTCAGTCTAAAGTCTCCGTTCCGGAACACATTACGGAACTGACAGGAATTACACAGGAAATGACGATGGATGCTCCATCGCTTCTGAAAGGCTTGCATGACTTCATGTCTTTTGTTGGCGGGAGTGTACTGGTTGCCCATGCAAGCGCGCATGATCGTGCTTTTCTGAATGCGGCCTTGTGGCGCACATCCAAAGTAAGGCTAACGCACCGGCTCATTGATACAATGATGCTGGCACGTTGGCTTGAACCGAGCAGACCGGGTTATGGTCTGGATGAATTGCTGGAATCCAAAGGCATTCCGATCTATGGACGACATCACGCCTTGGAAGATGCCAAAATGACTGCACAGTTATGGTCCTGTTATCTGAAGGAAATGTCTAGCAAAAATGTAAAAACATTAGGCGATCTGTACACTCAGTTAAGTCACGCATAACTGGGCTCGTTGTAAGTTGTATGGTTGGACATGGTCCATTCCAGTGAATGAATCATGACTTGAATGGATCTGATAACCGTTTAGAAGCATCTTTGGTTGTGAATCAGCTGTAAGATCAGGCGAGCCTATAAAATATACCTGAAGTAATCCGGCGAATATCGGAAGATTATGCAGGTCCTCATTGGAAGGAACGGGAGTGGTTCGAGGGTGGGAGTGAAAGAGTCCGATAAGCTGTGGCTCATTAAACACACACCGGATCCATTCTGCATCTTCCAATGCGAAATGGTGCAGCGGGTCAGGCGCTACGTTACGAATGGGCTGAAACCGACTGATTCGTATGCCGCCCGCTGCGGCTTCACCCAGCACAACCCCGCAGGCTTCCTGCGGCAGTGAAGCGAACATGTACTTAGACATCTCCTGTTCTACGGAGGAAGGGATGTAGAAGGTGTTTTGCTGCCCGTGAAGTGCTGCCAATTGTATTCACCCCTCTCTCTTTGGCTCCTGCTTCGGCAGGAGTCCTTTTTCTAATTTTATTTTGTGTGACCCGGATTGTAAAATTTTAAAGGAAAAGGGTACAATATGAGAGAGAGCTGAAATATCTCACATGTTAGAAGAGCGTGAATCTGGATATGTTTGATTATACAAAAGGGTGGCTGGTTATGAAACGAAATATATACATATTGCTAGGTGTTGTTTTGCTTGTAGGCATTGCTTTGGCTCAAAATGCAGACAGCGGCATCGCAGCCGTGTTTAAGCAAGAGGAGCCGATGCCCACGGAGACGGGACCGAAAGCGGGTTTACTGGCACCAGCGTTCTCTTTGAAAGCCATGGATGGGAAAACCTACTCTGTGGGAGGAGCCAAGCAAAAGGCTATCTTTGTCAGCTTCTGGGCATCCTGGTGTGAACCGTGCAAGCAGGAAGCTCCTGCGCTCAATACGTTGGCAGCAAAATACAAGGATAAACTCGATCTCTACGGTGTGAATGTAACCACGTACGATAAAATCAGGGATGCCAAAGCTTTTGTGGATGAATACAAACTGACGTTCCCCATTCTGCTTGATGAAGACGGAACAGCATATGCCAAATATAACGGTTTAGCTTTTCCGACGAATGTACTGATTGATTCCCGAGGTGTCGTTCAGGAGATTATTTTAGGGATTTTACCTGAGAAAGAGCTGGAGCGCAAAATTAAGGGTTTAATTGCAGATTAGTCAAGCGAGAAATTAGCCAAGCGAGAAGCAAAAGCGCCTATCCTCCAATGCTTTGGAGACAGGCGCTTCTTTTATTTTCCGGGAAATATGCATTAATGGTTGCTTAGTCCGTGAGCAGGAATGTTGACTGCACCAGGCTCGTCCTGCAATTTTTCCTGAAGAAGGGCATAACGGAAACTGTGTACGAGGGCTTCCCAACTCGCTTCAATGACGTTCTCGGATACACCGACCGTATTCCACGTGTTTTCCGTGTTTTTGGATTCAATTAATACACGGACTTTCGCGGCAGTAGCATCTTTCTCATCCAGAACACGTACTTTATAGTCGGACAGATGCATGTTGGCAAGGGAAGGGAAGTACTGCACAAGTGCTTTCCGAAGCGCATTATCCAGTGCGTTGACCGGACCGTTGCCTTCGGCTGCGGTATACGCACTTGTTCCGCCTACATTAAGTTTAACAAAGGCTTCCGATACAACTGACTTGCCAGCCACTTTTTCAACAAGCATCTTGAACGATTCAAAGGTAAACAATTCTTTCATGCCACCGTTGGCTTCACGGATTAACAATTCAAGAGAAGCATCGGCACCTTCGAACTGATAGCCCTGATGTTCCAGATCTTTGATTTTCTCAATGATCTGACGTGAGTTGGCACTGCTTGGATCAAATTCAAGACCCAGTTCCTGTGCTTTGGATACGATGTTGCTTTGTCCTGCCAGTTCGGAGACGAGCACACGCTGTTTGTTACCAACCAACTCAGGCACGATGTGTTCGTAGGTCCGGGAATCACGCAATATGGCAGAGACGTGAATACCGCCTTTGTGAGCGAAAGCAGCATTTCCGACATAAGGCTGGTTGATTGGCATATTTACGTTGGCAATCTCACTGACATAACGGGCAACATTCGTAAGCTGTTTCATTGAATCCTCTGAAACGCACTCATATCCAAGCTTCAGCTGCAGATTAGGGATGATGGAAGCCAGATTGGCGTTGCCGCATCTCTCTCCATACCCATTCATTGTACCTTGAACCTGTCTGGCACCAGCTTGTACTGCACTTAAAGTATTGGCGACAGCAAGTTCACAGTCATTATGGGTATGAATGCCCAGATGAGCTTGGGGAAGGCGTTCAGCGAGTGCAGATACGATCTCGTACACCTCATGCGGCATCGTTCCGCCGTTGGTGTCACACATCACTAGCCAGTCCGCTCCAGCTTCATGGGCTTTGGTCATTACGGCCTCTGCATATTCAGGGTTGTGCTTGAATCCGTCGAAGAAATGCTCTGCATCAAAAATGACTTCCATACCGTTTTGTTTCAGATAGGCGATGGAGTCGTAGATCATGGACAGGTTTTCTTCCAAAGTGGTTTGCAAAGCAGTGTGCACGTGGAAATCCCATGATTTTCCAACTAGAGTCGCTGCCTGAGCACCGGATTCGATCATGCGCTTCAAGTTGGCGTCTTCACTGGCGATGCTGCCTTTGCGACGCGTACTGCCAAAAGCGACAATCTTCGCGTTCAGGTTCAGTTCCTTGACTCTTTTGAAAAACTCAATGTCCTTGGTGTTGCTGCCTGGAATTCCGCCTTCAATATAATGAGCACCCAGGTCATCGAGCTTTTTGGCAATTTTGAGCTTGTCATCTGCCGATAAGCTGACTCCCTCCCCTTGTGTGCCGTCACGTAAAGTCGTATCGAAGATGGAAATGGCCTTTGACATGAAGATCCTCCTTTAAGATGAAGCGCTTTTTTTAGAAAGTTTAATGGTGTGTTTAAAAAACATATGAACAGGTTGGTGACGAATCCTTCGATTCTGTACCGCTACACTGTATTAAATTCAAAGTGTAGATTTGTCCTAAAATCGTGAATTTGTATAATTAATTATTATAGCACCATTATCGCCAAATGCTACATCGAATTCACCATTTGGTGTAACAAATGATGGATTGCAGAGTAGAGTGTGTTGTAAACATAGTCCTTGCAATATGTTATGCTTCATCTATATGCAGCTATTCCGGGATTGAATAGAGATTCATATCATATTTTTATAAAAGGAGGGAAGAGGATGCATTTTGTGTGGGAGAATACAATTATTTCATTCATTATAATTGCTATTATTGTCGTTGCTGTGTGGGGTATCATTCGATCGATCGTTAAATCTCGCCGAAAATAAGGGGATATAAATGATTTTTACAGAATCCCCGAACGAGAAAGCCCCATTCTTTAGATGTGGGATGAAAGTGAGGTCGGATACAGAGTATCACTATTGTGATGCTTCAAGTATCCGAAATGTCTGCGTTCTTAATTTTTTTAGTTTGTTTCAATTCATTTATTAAACTGATACAATATAGATATGAATGAATATAGAAGAACAAACACAACCGTATCTTTGTTGAACTATCATTTTGTGTTCTGCCCACGATACAGGAGAAAGATATTTCTCAAATTAGAGGTAGAACAGCGCTTCAAGGAATTGGTGCATGAGGTATGTGCAGAGCTTAACATTGTGATTGTTGCCATGGAGTGCGACAAAGACCATACACATATGTTTCTCAATGCACTTCCAACCTTAAGCCCTGCTGAGATCATGGCAAAAATAAAAGGAGTCACATCCAAAAAACTACGAGAAGAGTTTCCACACCTTCTGCATTTGCCCAGTTTGTGGACACGTTCCTATTTTGTTTCTACCGCTGGACATGTATCCAGTGAGACCATCAAGCGTTATGTTGAACAACAAAAGACAAGGGGGTGAAGTATATGTCTCAGACCATAACGGTTAAGGTAAAGCTGCTGCCGACTCAAGAGCAGATCCAACTATTGCAGCAAAGCAGTCATGAATATATCCGAGTTGTTAATACACTCGTGGCCGAGATGGTAGAAGAAAAGAGAAGGTTGAAGAAGACAACAAAAGACATTCCTACTAATCTACCAAGTGCAGTAAAAAATCAAGCGATTAAAGATGCGAATAGTGTATTCTCTACCAAAGTTAAGAAAAGTAAATACGCAATCATACCGATCCTAAAGAAACCGATTTGCGTATGGAATAACCAAAACTATTCTCTTGACTTCACGCACATTTCCATTCCATTCATGGTAGAGGGAAAATCTAAGCGTTTAAAAATTCGTGCATTGTTCATCGACAAAGACCATCGAAACGTTGACCTTTTGAAGCATAAACTGGGTACGCTCCGTGTCACGAAAAGCTCAGGGAAATGGGTAGCCCAAATTGCTGTCACCATGCCGACAACTGAAAAAACGGGTATGCGGATTTTGGGCGTTGATTTAGGGCTGAAAGTCCCTGCCGTAGCCATCACAGATAATGATCACGCTCGCTTCTTTGGGAATGGGCGAGAAAACAAATACAAGAAACGGAAGTTTCGTAGTGTTCGTCAAAAGCTAGGAAAACAAAAGAAAGTGAACGCTATTCGCAAGTTAGATGATAAAGAACAACGATGGATGAAAGACAAAGACCACAAAGTCAGTCGTGAAATCGTTCATTTCGCAGTCGAAAATAAGACTTCTGTCATTCGCTTAGAGCAACTAACGAATATTAGGCAGACGACAAGAACAAGTCGTAAAAACGAAAAGAATCTACACACATGGTCATTCTACCGTTTGGCACACTTCATTGAATACAAAGCAAATATGGCAGGGATCAAAGTGGAATATGTGAACCCTGCATATTCAAGTCAAACCTGTCCAGAATGTTCAAAAAAGAACAAGGCGCAAGATAGAAGATATAAGTGCCCATGTGGATTCAAGAAACATCGTGATATCGTTGGGGCGATGAATATTCGCTACGCAACTGTGATTGGCGGTAACAGTCAATCAGCCTAAGATGCTATATGCACTGTCTTAGGAGGGGTAATGGCATACCCTAATCTTAGCATCTGTCCAAAGCAGAAATGAAATGAGGACGTTAAGTTTAGCTAAGAATCCCAATCACTTTAGTGATCTTGCCCCTTTAGGGGTGGGAGTGTCAAATAAGTGATTTTGATATAATAGAGCAGAGAGTGTTTGTAACGGAATTGTGTATACGAAAGGGCGGTGGTGGATCATGTCTTCAGACCAAACGCATAACAACCTAAATGTAGATCGATATTATCCTACCGCCGGACGAGTGATTTTGCATGTCGATATGAATGCTTTTTATTGCTCTGTACATGAAGCCGAGGAACCGGAATTATATAAGGGGAAAGCGACGGCCGTTGCTGGTAGCAGTGAAGTGCGCAAAGGTGTCATTGTAACTTGTTCGTACACGGCTCGACGGAGGGGCATTTCTACAGGCATGGTTGTACATCAAGCATTGAAAAAGTGTCCTGACTTAATTGTGATTCGTCCGGATTTTCATTTATATCGTAGGTATTCGAAAGAATTCATGAAAATAGCTTACAGTTATACTCCGCTGCTTGAAGCGACCTCAATCGACGAGTGTTATCTTGATATTACGGGGTCCAGGCAGTTCGGTACACCGCTGGAAATTGCGGAAAGTATTCAGACCAGAATCCGGGATGAGCTGGGAATGCCCTGTTCGATCGGAATTGCACCCAACAAGCTGCTTGCCAAGATGGCCTCTGATTTGAAAAAGCCTAATGGCATTTCGATTTTACGGATGAGGGATGTACCTCAGATTTTATGGCATAGACCTTGTAACGAGATGTTTGGGATCGGCAAAAAGACAGCGGAGAAGCTGAAGAAACTGGGCATTGAAACCATAGGACAGCTGGCCAAATCAGACGAGCGGATGTTAACCGATGTGTTTGGAATTAATGGCTCCTGGTTAAAAAATTCAGCAAACGGCATTAATCATTCGCCAGTTCAGGCTGAACGTGAAGCGAACAAATCGATTGGACACACAACAACGTTACCCGCAGATATATCTGAAATGGATGATGTACATCGGGTGTTACTGAATATAAGTGACCAGGTTGCCAGGCGGCTGCGCAAGCACGAAATGCTCAGTCAGGGTATCCAGATTACGATTCGTACACCGGATATGAAGACGATTACGAGATCACGTATGATGGAAGTGCCTACTGAAGATGCATCAATCATATACCGGGAGGCCTGTGCTTTATTTGCAAAACATTGGGGCGGCGGGAAGCCTGTTCGGATGTTGGGTGTGACCCTTCAAACGCTGATTCCACGTGAGGAATCAGCAATACAGCTTGACCTCTTTGAATATGAACAGAAGCCGAAGAAGGAAAACCTGATTCGCATCATGGATCAGTTACGTGACAAATTTGGCGAAAATGCTGTCGTTACGGCTGGTATGCTTGGGGATGATCCTTCCGTATTACTGCGCAATCATAAAGTGCGGGGAACATCGCTGCAAAAAGATAATTTGCAAAGTCTCGATTAAATAGGGCATAATGGTGTCTTGAGGCTGTTAAAATGATTTGTAATAACTCTTACTTTGTATTAATATGTTTCTAGATAAAAATACTGTACGTTTTTGAATAATAGGAGGAGAGATTGGTAATGAGTAAATATACTTGGGTAGAAAAAGATACATGTATTGCGTGCGGAGCATGCGGAGCAACGGCGCCAGACATTTATGATTATGATGATGAAGGCTTGGCAGAAGTAATTTTCGATGGAGATGCCAACCAAGGGATCAAAGCAATTCCGGATGACTTGTTCGACGACATGCAGGACGCTTGCGACGGCTGCCCTACGGACTCCATTAAAGTTGCGGATGAACCTTTCAACAAAGAAGGTTAATTCCTTTCATATGAACATACAAAAGCACATTCTTCTGTCTTTGAGACAGCGGGGGTGTGCTTTTTTTGTCGAATGTTGAGGCTTAGATCCGGGTACTCAAGTCCTATAGATTTCTAGTCATCTTTTGCCGATATATAAAGAAACGGAAAAAAGCAAAATGATGGAGGATCGGATGCAGAATACTCATCTAAGAACATATGTTAAGAAACATCCCGATAATAAAATGGCCTGGTATTTACTCGGTAAGGAATATTTGGGTGAAGGGCAGGAGGCCAAGGCAAACTATTGTTTTCAGCAGGCGGGTGAAGTCTACGAGGCTTTTGAGCGAAGCAAGGCACCGGCAGATATATGGGTGGATTATCAGGAGAAGCTGGTTGAAATGGCTGAGCAAAAAGAGAAAAAACATCGTGTTCGCAAAATGTGGCTCACCCTGCTGATGCTGCTAGTACTGGCAGGACTCCCGCCTGCGGATGCTCCCGGTTTCAATCGCGATGCAGCGGACGCGCTGGCTTCGGCGTTGGATTCGACGGACGACACCACCGAGAGAGGGTCAAGAGAAAACGGGAGGGATTCGTCTGCTGTTACACATTCCAACGTGTTCACCGCTGGAACATTCGGTGGAGGCAATCAAGGTGAGGTTGCTCTGGCTGCTGCATGGTCCGGCTCTGGTCCGAAAGTGGAAACATCGGCTGTGCTCGGAATGCAAGCGTCGGGTAATTGGTCTTTATGGAAACGTAATATGCCTGTAAAATATATCGTTCAAACGAATGGCAGTGGCAAATTGGTTGCACAGAGTTATGATGCCAAACAGTGTAACTGTGAGCCGCCGGAGGTGTCTGAGGAAATCAAGAAGCTGGCACAAGCGTGGATCGTTAAGCAAGAATCCGCAGCAGCGCTATCTAGTGCAATGATTACATATAAAAAACAAAATGGAAGCTGGCCGAAAAGTGTGGCGCAACTTGCCAGGCCATTTCCAAATAATATTTTGGGAGAGACTGCACCTGGCATGACCCAGATGTTTCCGGCACTTCTATCCCTTCACCAAAAAGGGCAAATGGAACAAGGAAAAAACACAGCTGAGGGAACAGGTGAAAATTTAGATTATCCGCAAGGCAAAAACGCTGCATTTGTGGATACGTTGGGTGGAAAGCCTTTTTTGCTGGATCGGCTTGAGATTATCGTGGACAAGAAACAACATAGGCTTGCGCTGATCAGTGGCAACACCATCATTAGAAACTACGAGGTAGGGCTTGGGGGAGATCGAACTCCAGAGGGGTCATTTGTCATTTCAGACAAGGTTGTTAATCCAAATGGTCGCTCCAACGGCGAATTTGGAAGCAGGGGAATGCAGCTGTCGGACACGAATTATGCCATCCATGGGACCAACGAGCCAAACAGTATTGGGCTGGATGAATCCCTTGGATGTGTGAGAATGAGTACTGAAGATGTGGAAGAGCTATTTGCTCTTGCTCCTCAGGGAACTTCGGTACGCATCGGGAAAGATTTGCTGCCAGAGACAGCTGTTGTTCCAGAAACGAAGGATCGTTACCGGTACACACTTGTTCCCAAGCAAAATAACCCAAATAAGACGTATCATTGGTTGAATTAATGATTTAACGAAATATCATGTGATTCAGACCAAAAAATTAATATCCATGCTGGATTGGTATGTAGATGCAGACACAGTCGTTTGAAGCAATTACAGGTTGGCGATAATAATAAGCGCACCAATGATAATGATTAGTCCGCCAACGCTGGCTGCCGTCCAGATAATGGCTTTCCGGTTGACTTCTTCTTTCTTTTGCTGCAAAGTAGGTGGTTTGCGTTTGGGAGCCATGGGCTGTTCCTCCTTCATGGAATAAGGCTATATCGATGTAGCCATGCTCCCATTGTAAAGAATTCAACTCGCCATTTCCAGTAGGCGGGTGGATTTCTTGTGAGCATTTTGCATCATACGATTCCTGTGGCTTGGGGGGGATGCAAAATGCTTCTGTCTATGCTCAAACTACTTTCCTTTTGAAGAAGAAACGGATAGACTTGTGTATAGAGTGTTTTTTTACATATGAAAAAGACGGAAAGCAGTTTTTTCAGCGTACCGGACCAGAACGGAGTGAGTGATTTGTTATACAGAAGTCTTGCTAAACCCTTGTTGTTCAAAATGGACCCTGAGCAGGCCCATCATCTAATTATCGGCGGTCTCAGCGGCATGGGGAGTATTCGCCCGGTTCCTTCCGGTTTGCGTGTCATGTATGGTGTGCGTGAAACATCGGATCTGGCTGTGGACATGTTTGGATGCCATTTTCCTACACCTGTAGGACTTGCGGCCGGTTTGGACAAAAACGGACAGGCTGTAACGGGCTTTTCTTCCATCGGGTTTGGCTTCATGGAAGTGGGCACAGTCACACCGCTTGCACAGCCAGGCAACGATCAGCCGCGGTTATTCCGCCTGCCTCCCGATGAGGCATTGGTAAACCGGATGGGCTTTAATAATCTTGGAGCCGAAGCGATGGCGGGTGAATTGGCACGCCTCACGGAGCGCCGTATTCCAGTGGCCGTAAATATAGGTAAAAATAAGGCAACACCGAATGAAGAAGCGCATTTGGACTATGCAAAATGCATTCGGGCGCTATACGATTATGCGGACCTGTTTGTGGTGAATATCAGTTCACCAAATACACCGGATTTGCGTAATCTGCAGCATGGGAATGAATTGAAGGAATTGCTTGCCGCAGTCATGAATGAGATGGAGACACAGCGCAAGAGAGCGGGCGGTTCCGCTAAATCGGTGCTGGTCAAAATTGCACCTGATGTGAATGACCAGGAGCTTGAATATATGGTGAGCACCATTGCAGATAGTGGAGTTGCCGGTATCATCGCAACGAATACAACGATCAGCCGCGAGGGTCTGTCTCATCAGCATGCCAAAGAGACAGGTGGGCTAAGTGGCAAGCCGCTGCGTGATCGTTCCACGGAAATCATTCGCCAAATCTATCGCCAGACAGAAGGCAAACTGCCAATCATCGGATCGGGGGGCATTTTCACAAGCGAAGATGCTTACGAAAAGATTAAAGCAGGGGCCAGCCTGGTGGAAATATATACGGCATTGATCTATGAAGGACCTGAAGTGAATCGGCGCATTCATGCCGGACTGCGTGAATTGCTGCGCAAAGACGGTTACAGTCATATTTCGGAAGCTGTCGGTGCAGAGCATCGTTAAGCAATGTTTCGGAGTTCCCCAGATTGAAAATTAGAAGCGTGGAAGAGGGTAGTGGCGTACGGGACTCTTCCCCCCGCTTAACATCATGTATAATGGATAAGAACAGGGGAAGCTATAGAGACAGGAGGCATAAGCATGGACGGTAGAGACTGGGGTACATTTTTACTTCCTTATGAACAAGCGGTAGAGGAATTGAAAGTTAAGTTTAAAACGATGCGGGCGGAGCTTAAGAAAAGGGAAGAATACGCCCCGATTGAATTCGTTACCGGTCGTGTCAAAAAAATATCCAGCATTCTGGAGAAATCCAGGCGCCTGAATGTGCCGCTTGATCAGGTTGAAACAGGCATTGAGGATATTGCAGGTATCCGCATTATGTGCCAGTTTGTGGATGATATTCGGCGGGTAGCCGAGTATATTCGTGGTCGTAAGGATTTGACGGTATTAATCGAGAAAGATTATATCACCAATTTCAAAGAGAGCGGCTACCGCAGTTTCCATATGATTATTGAGTATCCTGTTCAGACGGCTCTTGGGCAGAAGAATGTGCTGGCCGAGATTCAGATTCGGACGCTGGCGATGAACTTCTGGGCGACGATCGAGCACTCCCTGAGTTACAAGTTTCGGGAGAGTCTGCCGGATGATATGCGTGCAAGATTGAAAAAGACGGCGGAAGCCGCTTTTGTACTCGATAATGAGATGTCGGCGATCCGTTTGCAAATTCTGGAGGCGCAAAAGGCCTTTGAGGATGATTCCAATATTGTATCAAGAACGCTGAGCATCATACATCAGTTGTATTTCTATCATC includes:
- a CDS encoding GTP pyrophosphokinase is translated as MDGRDWGTFLLPYEQAVEELKVKFKTMRAELKKREEYAPIEFVTGRVKKISSILEKSRRLNVPLDQVETGIEDIAGIRIMCQFVDDIRRVAEYIRGRKDLTVLIEKDYITNFKESGYRSFHMIIEYPVQTALGQKNVLAEIQIRTLAMNFWATIEHSLSYKFRESLPDDMRARLKKTAEAAFVLDNEMSAIRLQILEAQKAFEDDSNIVSRTLSIIHQLYFYHLVNEAIEAQKRFNDCWERHDMEGLKDLLDDVKALLNAARKGENPDEQL
- a CDS encoding L,D-transpeptidase family protein; this encodes MQNTHLRTYVKKHPDNKMAWYLLGKEYLGEGQEAKANYCFQQAGEVYEAFERSKAPADIWVDYQEKLVEMAEQKEKKHRVRKMWLTLLMLLVLAGLPPADAPGFNRDAADALASALDSTDDTTERGSRENGRDSSAVTHSNVFTAGTFGGGNQGEVALAAAWSGSGPKVETSAVLGMQASGNWSLWKRNMPVKYIVQTNGSGKLVAQSYDAKQCNCEPPEVSEEIKKLAQAWIVKQESAAALSSAMITYKKQNGSWPKSVAQLARPFPNNILGETAPGMTQMFPALLSLHQKGQMEQGKNTAEGTGENLDYPQGKNAAFVDTLGGKPFLLDRLEIIVDKKQHRLALISGNTIIRNYEVGLGGDRTPEGSFVISDKVVNPNGRSNGEFGSRGMQLSDTNYAIHGTNEPNSIGLDESLGCVRMSTEDVEELFALAPQGTSVRIGKDLLPETAVVPETKDRYRYTLVPKQNNPNKTYHWLN
- a CDS encoding quinone-dependent dihydroorotate dehydrogenase, whose translation is MLYRSLAKPLLFKMDPEQAHHLIIGGLSGMGSIRPVPSGLRVMYGVRETSDLAVDMFGCHFPTPVGLAAGLDKNGQAVTGFSSIGFGFMEVGTVTPLAQPGNDQPRLFRLPPDEALVNRMGFNNLGAEAMAGELARLTERRIPVAVNIGKNKATPNEEAHLDYAKCIRALYDYADLFVVNISSPNTPDLRNLQHGNELKELLAAVMNEMETQRKRAGGSAKSVLVKIAPDVNDQELEYMVSTIADSGVAGIIATNTTISREGLSHQHAKETGGLSGKPLRDRSTEIIRQIYRQTEGKLPIIGSGGIFTSEDAYEKIKAGASLVEIYTALIYEGPEVNRRIHAGLRELLRKDGYSHISEAVGAEHR